The nucleotide window gtccattgaaaccttataaagagcaagaacttctcattctcaaacaatgtgggattccatatggagtatcacaatttaccccccttaaattctcgacgtattcgtcgggcctgtccattataggtgacacggctcaagtctcacatttctggttgggatacgctcagataccatttgtaacaccccaatggaaggcccaaaccacatagctcatacttcaaaaggattagtcaatgatacaattggagcttcattggaatcttataaagagcaaaaacttctcattctcaaacaatgtgggatTCCATATACCACCTACTTTTATCCATATTATATGATGTATCACACACgatgtattataaaaaataaaaaaaatagcattataaattattcttcttACAATTAacttaattagaaattattcttCTTACAATTAACTTAATTAGATATATCAGTTGACCTAGTCTTTGCAGCAAAGCATCTCCACAACCTGGGTCATGGTGGGCCTATCATCCTTGTCTTCTGCAACGCATTTCAAAGCCACCTTGAGCAGAAGTTCCATCTTAGCCGAGTCATATCTGCCGGCCATGCTTGGATCTACAATCTCCTCAATATTCCACGACTCCCTTGAAGCTTCACCATCAGCATGCATGATCTTCTCCCTCACCAGCGTGTCCAATCTAGTATGCTCTTTCGCCCCTCCGCCACCAGAGCTATGCTGCGTACCTGTGGGGCTCTTTCCAGTAACCATTTCCAGCACCACAATCCCATAGCTATAGACATCAACTTTAGAGGTGATAGGAAGATTATAAACCCATTCAGGAGCCATATAACCTCTAGTTCCTCTCATCTTTGAGAAGCTTGAATGATCATGCTCACTTCTATTCAGTAGTTTAGACAGACCAAAATCTGCTACCTTTGGTTGATAGTTGGAGTCCAAGAGGATGTTATGAGGCTTTACATCACAATGTAAAACCCACTCTAGGCACTCTTCATGCAAATAAGCTAGGCCTTTCGCTGTGCCCACTGCAATATCAAACCTCTTTTTCCAATCAAGTTCGTTAGAAGTAAGTTTTTCTGCTAAGGATCCATGCTCCATGTACTCGTACACCAGAAGCCTATGATTTCCCTCTGCGCAGTAGCCCCAGATGTCTATCAAGTTCATGTGGTTAAGCCTCCCAATGGTGTTTACTTCTGCTAGGAATTCGGCTTCTCCTTGGTTAGCGTCGTCGAGTCTTTTGATTGCTGCAACTCGCTTGTCGGGCAGTAAACCTTTGTAAACTACCCCTCCCCCTCCTCGTCCAATCACTTCAACGAATCCCCGTGTGGCCTTTTTCAGCTCAGAAAACTTGAATCGCTTGAATCTAGACATCAGGAGGTATCCTTCTGCAACTGGGTCGGAATTCTTACCGCTcatgaacaagaaaaagaacacCAGGACAATGCAGGTTACCTCTAGGCATCCCACTGCAGTAGCAAACCAAAGCAAAAGCTTCACTGTCTTATTTTCATACGTTCCTCTAACTTGCCTGCTAAGTTCGCCTATGCAATTCAACCTTGGTTCGGAGGCACCCAGCGTCTTGTTATAGACAAAACCAGCTTTGGgtacttttaaataaaagtctCCCTCAAAATTTGGTGTAAGTTGTCCATTGAGTAACTCATACTTGGGGTAACATAAATAGCCAGCGTACTCGGCTGCGCTAAATTTAAATTGGAAACCTTTGCAACCACACGTCTTCAGGCATTCGTTTTTACACTGTTGTAAGGTCACATTAGGCTGGAACTCTATATCATAGCCATAGAACTCAACATGAGAAAGTTGGACAAAACTAGAGAGCTTTTCATGACTCTGATTGCAAGGGAGATTGAAGACTGCTTCACACCCAAAAGACCAATCAGTTGGATCTTTGATCTTGAATCCCTGCAAGCAAGAGCATCTCCTGCCGGAAGCATGATCATAACTACAAACACTATTGGGCCCACATATGCCATGAATCGTGCACGGATCCGACACCGCTTGCCATGTAACAACCCAATCCCACCCTTCATTCATTGCTTCCAGGCTGTACAATCGAAGGTTACCATCACGATCAAGAGTTAATCTTCTGTGAGTTTTCACACCAAAATCTGTAGCTAGGATCACCAAATGATCAGATGACCAGAAATAGCCCGACTCGTTCAGTACTGCAGCTCTACTAGAGTTGTACATAGATCTTCCGGCTTGTCCAGGATCACTAAGCCATGGGTCGGGCCAGTAGGGACTGGATACAACAGGACCTTGGTATAACAGTCGAAGCACATTATCGTTGTCAAAAAATAGCTTATAGTAGCCAGAAGAATAGTCAACTTTGCTTGATTTTGATACAAGGGTTGAAATCCTGGTTAGTGTTTGTTGTGGAAGAAGGGTATCTGTTGGTGAATCAAAGCTCTGCCAGATGACACCACTCTGAGAATGATTTAGAACAAGATTTCCGGTGTTTTGGAGCTGTAGTTGCAATTTCGAGGACTCTAAAGGGGTCGAGGCTGCTGTTCTGGTGGCCCAGACGGTTATACCGACAGAGTTTGTTAGGCGAAGCTTGCCATCTTTCGAAAGCGAAAGCTGTGAACCTGTTCCATCAACCGGATCATCTCGGTTTGCCATCCAAACAACGGTCGGAGCTGAGGACCTTGTCAACCATATGGCAAAGCAGAAAGCATTTTCACCGACCGGGAAAAATCCCGCAGAGAAATCACCATTGAGAGAAACCAGTTTGTCGCTTGGGTTCTCAACAGATAAAGATGAACCTCTGAGAACGTCAGATTTTTCTGATGATGAAGATAGGGGAGGAGTTTGGATGagcaaaagaagaaggaagaaaatggaGATATCCATGATGAGAATGCAAGAGGGTTATGTAGTCGAGATCATCTTTCTACTTTCTGAGTCTTTATCTACGGTACTGATAGATGCATACATATAGGAGAAGATCAATGCAAATGTTCGCCATTTGTTTTCCCAGCCCACTTGTTAATAAACTAAAACGAACGTTTGCAAGACCATTCCTCAGACAAAGTCTATGGGTGAGAAACCATGATCACCGGAAATCActgtttttatattattgtacgCCAGTGTTGATTTTTCGAACTCAATGGAGACTTAATTTCAGATTGTTGACGTACGTGTCTTTTTCATTTATAACGTCATTATTTAGACAAGAAAGAAGTCGATTGAAATCTTAACTCTTTATATACCAAACTTCATGCATGGAAGATTTTCTGATTATGGACATCATGTCATGATCATGTAGTCAAAGTACAGCTCAAAACCTCAATTATATATGGCCTTTCTTGATGGTGCAAGTTTACGTTGACTCTCGCTGGCTTAATGTTGATGTTATGGACATGTacttttaaatgtataaatttattttataaaaatgttaattccattataaaaaaaaaaaaaattgagtattttttttaaagtaaagtctacttttttataaaaattgtgtaaaacttataaattatgattatttatatatatcattaatattcTCTTTTCTAAGCAggcttcaatatatataaatatatatatatatattattttcaatttctgttACAGGaacattatctatatatatatggagggtCCTGTTCATCGTGGCACGCAAGGCGGCGAggagtgattttattataaggTGTTGCATGTGGAGTATGCTATCaattaaattatagaataatgtatttatttttggaatcTACCATTCATCACGCAATTCAATTGCGTGAAGAatttgtttattggattttctTAGCCATCAATAATGACAGCTAgttatttttaaacaattcattttttttaaatcttaaaataaaaataatattaaaaaaaatatattctaacaatattttattcaattttttaattttaattccatctcatctcctttatgaaaacaaacgagattaGAGTGCAACTTCtgttgaccatatatatatatataaaatatcattgTTCTAGAGgatttcttatttaatttttttttctttttctcatataattaagtatttgaATTGTTCAATGCGGGAGTTTATATTGATCAATCATTAGTTccaaatttatacaaattatatgttTTCTGGAAATTAGTTGGAGTTGTACTACTGTTTTCGATCGTAATCTACAATTGATTTTtggttcatttatatatatatatatatatatatatatatatatatatattggctccaggaataaataaataaataaaaatatagcatatatatagcCGATGATCGATCAAATTGCATGGCCGTGTGGgccaacctatatatatatataatataatataagatggaagaaaaatgaGACTTCTTAAATATTCGTATTGTTATTCTTCTTCCGCATCAAATATTTGAAtgacattataattaattaatgaccaCACTCAtgcacacatacacacaaacatatatatatatatatatatatataatatttgtgggGCCCGTTTGAGACTTTGCTGAATAATTGTTGAATAACGAAAATGACCGTCTGCTCATTGGTCATGATGACAACCAAGCTGTAGAAGATATTACATGATGTGGTATCATCTAGACTACATATCTctctaaataaatattagaaacaATTAACT belongs to Juglans regia cultivar Chandler chromosome 8, Walnut 2.0, whole genome shotgun sequence and includes:
- the LOC109008580 gene encoding putative receptor protein kinase ZmPK1; translation: MDISIFFLLLLLIQTPPLSSSSEKSDVLRGSSLSVENPSDKLVSLNGDFSAGFFPVGENAFCFAIWLTRSSAPTVVWMANRDDPVDGTGSQLSLSKDGKLRLTNSVGITVWATRTAASTPLESSKLQLQLQNTGNLVLNHSQSGVIWQSFDSPTDTLLPQQTLTRISTLVSKSSKVDYSSGYYKLFFDNDNVLRLLYQGPVVSSPYWPDPWLSDPGQAGRSMYNSSRAAVLNESGYFWSSDHLVILATDFGVKTHRRLTLDRDGNLRLYSLEAMNEGWDWVVTWQAVSDPCTIHGICGPNSVCSYDHASGRRCSCLQGFKIKDPTDWSFGCEAVFNLPCNQSHEKLSSFVQLSHVEFYGYDIEFQPNVTLQQCKNECLKTCGCKGFQFKFSAAEYAGYLCYPKYELLNGQLTPNFEGDFYLKVPKAGFVYNKTLGASEPRLNCIGELSRQVRGTYENKTVKLLLWFATAVGCLEVTCIVLVFFFLFMSGKNSDPVAEGYLLMSRFKRFKFSELKKATRGFVEVIGRGGGGVVYKGLLPDKRVAAIKRLDDANQGEAEFLAEVNTIGRLNHMNLIDIWGYCAEGNHRLLVYEYMEHGSLAEKLTSNELDWKKRFDIAVGTAKGLAYLHEECLEWVLHCDVKPHNILLDSNYQPKVADFGLSKLLNRSEHDHSSFSKMRGTRGYMAPEWVYNLPITSKVDVYSYGIVVLEMVTGKSPTGTQHSSGGGGAKEHTRLDTLVREKIMHADGEASRESWNIEEIVDPSMAGRYDSAKMELLLKVALKCVAEDKDDRPTMTQVVEMLCCKD